The following proteins are co-located in the Nocardia bhagyanarayanae genome:
- a CDS encoding NADPH-dependent F420 reductase: MTTIGLIGSGHIGGTVARLAVDAGLDVVLSNSRGPETLAELVAELGPRARAGTAAEAAAAGDIVVVTVPLKNYKQVPVEPLAGKVVIDTGNYAPARDGNFPELDAGESTTSELLQRHLPTSKVVKAFNNILFSHLAALGRPAGSDDRSALPIAGDDAEAKAAVAQLLDTLGYDTVDAGPLRESWRSEVNTPVYGAPYAAGSPFWEHDPAPAPVETIRTALAAAER; encoded by the coding sequence ATGACGACGATTGGATTGATCGGTAGCGGGCACATCGGCGGCACGGTGGCGCGCTTGGCGGTGGACGCCGGGCTGGATGTGGTGCTGAGCAACTCGCGCGGGCCGGAGACGTTGGCGGAGCTGGTGGCCGAGCTCGGTCCGCGGGCGCGCGCGGGGACCGCGGCGGAGGCGGCCGCGGCGGGTGACATCGTGGTGGTCACCGTGCCGTTGAAGAATTACAAGCAGGTACCGGTGGAGCCGTTGGCGGGCAAAGTCGTGATCGACACCGGCAACTACGCCCCGGCTCGCGACGGCAACTTCCCGGAACTCGACGCGGGCGAGTCGACGACGAGCGAACTGCTGCAACGACATCTGCCCACATCCAAGGTCGTCAAGGCGTTCAACAACATCTTGTTCTCGCACTTGGCCGCGCTCGGCCGCCCGGCCGGCTCCGACGACCGCTCCGCCCTGCCCATCGCGGGCGACGACGCCGAAGCCAAAGCCGCTGTCGCGCAACTACTCGACACGCTCGGCTACGACACCGTCGACGCCGGTCCGCTCCGCGAGAGCTGGCGCTCGGAGGTGAACACCCCGGTCTACGGCGCCCCTTACGCCGCGGGCAGCCCCTTCTGGGAACACGACCCCGCGCCCGCCCCGGTCGAGACCATCCGGACGGCCCTCGCCGCCGCCGAACGCTGA